In Candidatus Liberimonas magnetica, one DNA window encodes the following:
- a CDS encoding electron transfer flavoprotein subunit alpha, with protein MSNQIDVIAEKCIGCSLCIKNCPFGAIALAERPEHPKKLKVAVIDLHKCTFCGACIEACKKFDAIKLVKEEQIKLDIDPSHYKGLWVYAEQRHGEISPVVFELLNEGKRLALKLNVPLSAILIGSKIEGKAPELIEHGADKVYVYDDPVFHEFQDDSYSDILAHLIETEKPEIILMGATNIGRSFASRVAAKIRTGLTADCTGLEIDPATKNLLQTRPAFGGNIMATILTPRYRPQMATVRHKVFKPAPRDSNKRGEIIKKQVDTARVINRTKFIEFIKDTTAKVNLSDADIICSGGRGLGRPEGFKIIEELAECLGGAVGSSRAAVDAGWIPYSHQVGQTGRTVSPKIYFACGISGQIQHLVGMGSSDIIVAINKDPHAPMMKVATYAIEGDLYEIIPWIIKEVKKSRGIES; from the coding sequence TAGGGTGCAGCCTTTGCATAAAAAACTGCCCGTTTGGCGCAATTGCGCTCGCAGAGCGGCCTGAACATCCTAAGAAACTGAAAGTTGCGGTCATAGACCTTCACAAATGCACGTTTTGCGGAGCTTGTATCGAAGCCTGCAAGAAATTCGACGCTATAAAACTGGTTAAAGAAGAACAAATAAAACTCGACATAGACCCTTCTCATTACAAAGGGCTCTGGGTCTATGCTGAACAAAGGCACGGGGAGATATCTCCTGTAGTTTTTGAACTTTTAAATGAAGGAAAAAGGCTGGCGCTAAAATTGAACGTTCCGTTGAGCGCAATCCTTATAGGCAGTAAAATCGAGGGAAAAGCTCCAGAGTTAATCGAACACGGCGCTGACAAAGTCTATGTTTATGATGACCCGGTTTTTCATGAATTTCAGGATGATTCGTACAGTGATATACTTGCACATTTGATAGAAACCGAAAAACCAGAAATTATCCTTATGGGCGCCACAAATATCGGCCGCTCTTTTGCTTCCAGGGTAGCGGCAAAGATAAGGACAGGGCTTACAGCTGACTGCACAGGCCTTGAGATCGACCCTGCTACAAAAAACCTGCTTCAAACACGGCCGGCTTTTGGCGGCAATATCATGGCAACCATCTTAACTCCCAGATACAGGCCGCAGATGGCAACAGTACGCCATAAAGTTTTTAAACCTGCACCGAGGGACTCTAACAAAAGGGGTGAAATAATAAAAAAGCAGGTTGATACCGCAAGGGTAATAAACCGTACAAAATTTATTGAATTTATTAAAGATACTACTGCAAAAGTTAACCTTTCAGACGCAGATATAATTTGCTCAGGCGGAAGAGGTTTGGGTAGACCCGAAGGTTTTAAAATAATCGAAGAACTTGCTGAATGCCTCGGGGGTGCAGTAGGTTCATCAAGAGCTGCAGTTGATGCCGGCTGGATACCCTATTCTCATCAGGTCGGGCAGACAGGCCGTACGGTAAGCCCAAAAATATATTTTGCCTGCGGTATTTCAGGCCAGATACAGCACCTGGTAGGCATGGGTTCTTCGGACATTATTGTTGCAATAAATAAGGATCCGCATGCACCTATGATGAAAGTGGCAACATATGCGATAGAAGGCGACTTATATGAAATAATACCATGGATAATCAAAGAAGTTAAAAAATCAAGAGGTATTGAAAGCTAA